A DNA window from Lachancea thermotolerans CBS 6340 chromosome G complete sequence contains the following coding sequences:
- a CDS encoding KLTH0G14718p (conserved hypothetical protein) → MGILSVQAANGILWPMYGVLLITACGIAYWKKDAKTFLSANGTQKGVPLAFNFVASALGVGVFTTYPQIANISGLHGLLVYALAGGLPMFLFAFFGPVIRRKVPNGFVLTEWVFQRYGKVCGLYLSACTILTLYLFMVSELASLKFCIQSLTTVRALPVVIVECVVTTIYTTVGGFHISFITDSMQVSVVFALLVVVACAMGSYIHIDTSKIGPSGLLKQNKLGWQLVYILVVAIFTNDFFMSGFWLRTFAARSDRDLLIGCSLAFVVLVIMVSLIGVTGFIAVWAGLVDVADQDLGGSSFFVLLTAMPDWVMGFVLAFAVVLSTCTLDSLQSALVSTISNDVFRNKLPLVYARGLVALIMVPVVVVGLIAEDVLSIFLIVDLLSSAVVPVLMLGLSSRFFFLSAWEVVGGGLGGIFAVWIFGTVYYDSPREGGRLLLVSNGLYGQDSKGVYGNDWSAFGAFVVAPFGGILVGFLILAIRTAVNYTRCRMHNLKFNMYKKTALVEEPEHNEPVLEEDATIKKTFTSRTSEVSEYA, encoded by the coding sequence ATGGGTATCCTCTCTGTGCAAGCTGCTAACGGCATCCTGTGGCCGATGTACGGCGTATTGCTTATCACGGCATGCGGAATCGCGTACTGGAAGAAAGACGCCAAAACATTCCTCTCGGCCAACGGCACGCAGAAAGGCGTGCCGCTGGCATTCAACTTCGTGGCATCGGCCCTGGGAGTTGGCGTGTTCACTACGTACCCGCAGATCGCCAACATCAGCGGGCTGCACGGACTGCTGGTGTACGCGCTGGCCGGCGGGCTGCCCATGTTCCTGTTTGCGTTTTTTGGGCCCGTAATCCGGCGCAAGGTGCCAAACGGGTTTGTGCTGACGGAGTGGGTGTTCCAGCGGTACGGCAAGGTGTGCGGGCTGTACCTCAGCGCGTGCACGATCCTGACGCTGTACCTGTTCATGGTCAGCGAGCTCGCGTCGCTCAAATTCTGCATCCAGAGCCTGACCACGGTGCGCGCACTGCCCGTGGTGATCGTGGAGTGCGTGGTGACCACGATCTACACTACGGTGGGCGGGTTCCACATCTCGTTCATCACGGACTCGATGCAGGTGTCCGTGGTGTTCGCGCTGCTGGTGGTCGTGGCGTGCGCCATGGGCTCCTACATCCACATCGACACGTCCAAGATCGGGCCCTCGGGCCTGCTCAAGCAGAATAAGCTCGGCTGGCAGCTGGTATACATCCTTGTGGTCGCCATCTTCACAAACGACTTTTTCATGAGCGGCTTCTGGCTGCGGACCTTCGCCGCGCGCTCCGACCGTGATCTGCTGATCGGCTGCTCGCTGGCCTTCGTCGTGCTTGTCATCATGGTCTCGCTCATCGGCGTCACGGGCTTCATCGCCGTGTGGGCCGGCCTGGTCGACGTCGCGGACCAGGACCTCGGCggctccagcttcttcgtcctGCTCACCGCCATGCCCGACTGGGTCATGGGTTTTGTCCTGGCCTTTGCCGTCGTCCTCTCCACCTGCACCCTGGACTCTCTGCAGAGCGCCTTGGTCTCCACCATCTCTAACGACGTCTTCCGCAACAAGCTTCCGCTCGTCTACGCGCGTGGCCTCGTCGCCCTCATCATGGTTCCTGTTGTTGTGGTGGGCCTCATCGCCGAGGACGTCCTCAGCATCTTCCTGATCGTCGACCTGCTGTCCAGCGCGGTCGTACCCGTGCTCATGCTCGGCCTTTCGTcccgcttcttcttcctaTCAGCGTGGGAGGTGGTCGGCGGTGGCCTTGGTGGCATCTTTGCCGTGTGGATCTTCGGCACTGTCTACTACGACTCACCTCGTGAAGGCGGCCGTCTACTGCTTGTATCAAACGGTCTCTACGGCCAGGACTCGAAGGGTGTCTACGGTAACGATTGGTCTGCTTTCGGAGCCTTTGTCGTGGCCCCATTTGGCGGCATCCTGGTCGGTTTCCTCATCCTCGCAATCAGAACGGCCGTCAACTACACGCGCTGCAGAATGCATAACCTGAAGTTCAACATGTAtaaaaaaacagctttggTCGAAGAGCCAGAGCACAACGAGCCAGTGCTCGAAGAGGACGCGACCATCAAAAAGACCTTCACATCGCGCACCTCCGAGGTCAGCGAATACGCTTGA
- the BUR6 gene encoding negative cofactor 2 transcription regulator complex subunit BUR6 (similar to uniprot|P40096 Saccharomyces cerevisiae YER159C BUR6 Protein that forms a heterodimeric histone-fold NC2 general transcription regulator complex with Ydr1p that binds to TBP and represses RNA pol II transcription during assembly of the preinitiation complex homologous to human NC2alpha) has protein sequence MSETNGSEVFGNIKTHFPPAKIKKIMQTDEDIGKVSQATPVITGRSLEFFIAMLVNRSGHVAKEMGCRRISGEVMKKTIMTDEKFDFLRELICGDRAKEQTDEEEA, from the coding sequence ATGAGTGAAACCAACGGCAGCGAGGTTTTTGGAAACATAAAGACACACTTCCCTCCTgcaaagatcaagaagatcatgCAAACAGACGAAGACATCGGTAAGGTCTCGCAGGCGACGCCGGTGATCACAGGGCGGTCGCTGGAGTTTTTTATAGCAATGCTGGTGAATCGCAGCGGGCATGTGGCCAAGGAGATGGGGTGCCGACGCATCAGCGGAGaggtgatgaagaagacgatcATGACGGACGAGAAGTTCGACTTTCTGCGAGAGCTGATCTGCGGGGACCGGGCCAAGGAACAGACggatgaggaagaggccTGA